A single region of the Denticeps clupeoides chromosome 18, fDenClu1.1, whole genome shotgun sequence genome encodes:
- the rnf20 gene encoding E3 ubiquitin-protein ligase BRE1A isoform X1 — translation MVTSKVEKMSGQKRPCDLSSSSGAPPEKRREREGGEGGAGMSTAVETVIKLGGFSNMEEQDIKALQMKNRKLGEALDQRQVIEDELRERVERLETRQATDDASLLILNRYWNQFDDNVRLIIRRYDPPGSEPVESQPVEGRGLKPGTPEPDGDSNQERAKDRAQQGETASSFLATLASSSSEEMEAELQERVESSCKQASRVVEIYSNLKATINQLKKDMDSGADGSCWEAATQLNNLLTAENELLRQLTDGLKQKHSQMTSESRSLGRAVSRADKRISELQGLIEELQWDMEKIRRRENRLNAHLGEVLERVNSKGYKVCGEASSVCGTITINKRKFEDMNSEMEENQELAENRLIELQKLQQILQSVQQENNSMKMELLSRAEGVVKDSAEYRCLQSQFSVLYNESLVLKAQLDETRARLNTTRTARLRQLDHMENDEVSLQRKVRTEVIQLEDTLAQVRKEYEMLRIEFEQTLAANEQAGPINREMRHLISTLQTHNQQMKAEVVKYKLRLRETQQDLSQARASKGSAVQTQPNAEIEVKEETVSPLTLAPTCDVTVKVETDNGSATPTITSTSIKLEPGTEPESVVKEEEKEKEKEKEKEKEREKEKEKEKEREKEREKEKERMTRGGGVAKEERERAGTSSSQSEEISSDRSAVVVGPKRKEMEQLKILRAELKKAQESQREMKLLLDMYRSAPKEQRDKVQLMAAEKKAKSEAEELNQRLRELEERERREGKKMADEEALRKIRAVEEQIDILNKKLSIAKQEEDALLSEMDVTGQAFEDMQEQNIRLMQQLREKDDANFKLMSERIKSNQIHKLLKEEKEELADQLLTLKTQVDAQLQVVRKLEEKERLLQGTINAAERELVLRSQALEMNKRKAQDYALLSEEVRTQLESVQQRLGSVREEVIENSITREKESFNARRAQEDISKLRRKLEKSKTPAENIRNGDEILNEEINEYKARLTCPCCNSRVKDAVLTKCFHVFCFECVKTRYDTRQRKCPKCNAAFGANDFHRIYIG, via the exons ATG GTGACTTCAAAAGTAGAGAAGATGTCCGGTCAGAAGAGGCCGTGCGACCTCAGCAGCTCTTCGGGAGCGCCACcagagaagaggagggagagggaaggaggagaaggaggggcAGGAATGAGCACAGCGGTGGAGACTGTCATCAAGTTAGGAGGCTTTTCCAACATG GAGGAGCAGGACATAAAGGctctgcagatgaaaaacagaaagctgGGAGAGGCTCTGGATCAGAGGCAG GTGATTGAGGATGAGCTGAGGGAAAGAGTGGAAAGGCTAGAAACGCGGCAGGCTACTGATGACGCGAGTCTCCTGATCCTCAATCGATACTGGAATCAG TTCGATGATAATGTTCGTCTGATTATACGACGCTACGACCCACCAGGCAGTGAGCCAGTGGAAAGCCAACCTGTTGAGGGTCGGGGCTTGAAGCCTGGAACTCCAGAGCCTGACGGTGACTCCAACCAGGAGAGAGCAAAAGACAGAG CTCAGCAGGGGGAGACTGCTAGCTCATTTCTGGCCACActggccagcagcagcagtgaggaGATGGAGGCGGAGCTCCAGGAGAGGGTGGAGTCCAGCTGTAAACAGGCCAGTCGCGTGGTGGAGATCTACAGCAATCTAAAGGCTACTATTAACCAGCTGAAGAAAGATATGGACAGTGGAGCTG ATGGAAGCTGCTGGGAAGCTGCTACCCAGCTCAACAACCTCTTGACCGCAGAGAACGAGCTTTTACGTCAGCTGACGGATGGACTGAAACAGAAGCACAGTCAAATGACCAGTGAG TCTCGCTCACTGGGCCGGGCGGTGTCACGTGCTGATAAGCGGATAAGCGAACTGCAGGGTCTGATTGAGGAGCTGCAGTGGGACATGGAGAAGATTCGCCGCCGAGAGAACAGACTCAATGCTCACTTGGGAGAGGTGCTGGAGAGG GTGAATAGTAAAGGTTATAAAGTCTGTGGTGAGGCCAGCAGTGTCTGTGGGACCATAACCATCAACAAGAGGAAG TTTGAGGACATGAACAGTGAGATGGAGGAGAACCAGGAATTGGCAGAGAACCGACTCATCGAACTGCAGAAACTGCAGCAGATTTTGCAGAGTGTGCAACAGGAGAACAATAGTATGAAA ATGGAGCTGCTGAGCAGGGCGGAGGGCGTGGTGAAGGACAGTGCCGAGTATCGATGTTTGCAGTCACAGTTCTCTGTTCTTTATAATGAGTCTCTGGTTCTGAAAGCCCAGCTGGACGAGACCAGAGCCAGACTAAACACAACCAGAACTGCTCGCCTGCGGCAGCTCGACCACATGGAG aacgATGAAGTGTCTCTGCAACGTAAAGTTCGCACCGAAGTCATACAGCTTGAGGACACCCTGGCCCAGGTCCGGAAGGAGTATGAGATGCTCCGGATTGAGTTTGAGCAAACTCTTGCTGCCAACGAACAAGCCG GTCCAATAAACAGAGAGATGCGTCACCTGATCAGCACCCTTCAGACCCACAACCAGCAGATGAAGGCGGAGGTGGTGAAGTATAAACTGCGTCTCAGGGAGACCCAGCAGGACCTCAGCCAG GCTCGGGCTTCAAAAGGCAGCGCTGTCCAAACACAGCCAAACGCAGAGATCGAGGTTAAGGAGGAAACAGTCTCCCCTCTCACACTTGCCCCCACGTGTGATGTCACAGTCAAGGTGGAGACTGATAATGGCTCGGCCACACCCACCATCACAA GTACCTCAATCAAGCTTGAGCCAGGAACAGAACCAGAATcggtggtgaaggaggaggagaaggagaaagagaaggaaaaggagaaagaaaaagagagagagaaggaaaaggagaaagaaaaagagagagagaaggaacgagaaaaggaaaaagagagaatgaCCCGTGGTGGTGGGGTGGcgaaagaagaaagagagagggccGGGAccagcagcagccaatcagaggagaTCTCATCCGATCGTTCTGCTGTGGTTGTAGGGCCGAAGAGGAAGGAGATGGAGCAGCTAAAGATTCTCCGAGCTGAACTGAA GAAGGCACAGGAGTCCCAGAGGGAGATGAAGCTCTTGCTGGACATGTATCGCTCAGCGCCTAAAGAGCAGCGGGACAAAGTGCAGCTCATGGCCGCTGAGAAGAAGGCCAAATCTGAG GCTGAGGAACTGAACCAGCGTCTCCgggagctggaggagagggagaggcggGAGGGAAAGAAGATGGCTGATGAGGAGGCGCTGAGGAAGATCCGCGCCGTGGAGGAGCAGATTGACATTCTGAACAAGAAGCTGTCCATTGCCAAGCAG GAAGAGGACGCCCTGCTGAGTGAGATGGATGTGACAGGACAGGCTTTTGAAGACATGCAGGAGCAAAACATCCGGCTCATGCAGCAGCTGCGAGAGAAAGATGACGCCAACTTCAAACTCATGAGCGAGAGGATCAAGTCCAACCAGATCCACAAGCTcctgaaggaggagaaggaggagcttGCTGACCAGTTACTGACTCTGAAAACACAG GTGGACGCTCAGCTGCAGGTGGTGCGTAAACTGGAGGAGAAGGAACGTCTCCTGCAGGGAACCATCAACGCCGCTGAAAGGGAGCTGGTGCTCCGCTCACAGGCTTTAGAGATGAACAAGCGCAAG GCACAGGACTACGCTCTGCTCTCCGAGGAGGTCCGCACGCAGCTGGAGTCGGTGCAGCAGCGGCTCGGCTCTGTGAGGGAGGAAGTGATTGAGAACAGCATCACTCGTGAGAAGGAATCATTCAATGCCCGCCGCGCTCAG GAGGACATTTCAAAGTTGAGAAGGAAGCTGGAGAAATCTAAGACGCCAGCCGAGAACATCCGCAATGGAGATGAGATTCTTAATGAAGAAATCAATGAGTATAAG gCCCGTCTTACGTGTCCATGCTGTAACTCCCGGGTGAAGGATGCCGTGTTGACAAAGTGTTTTCACGTCTTCTGCTTCGAGTGTGTTAAAACTCGTTACGACACGCGTCAGAGGAAATGCCCCAAATGCAACGCAGCCTTCGGGGCCAACGACTTCCATCGTATCTACATCGGTTAA
- the rnf20 gene encoding E3 ubiquitin-protein ligase BRE1A isoform X2, whose amino-acid sequence MSGQKRPCDLSSSSGAPPEKRREREGGEGGAGMSTAVETVIKLGGFSNMEEQDIKALQMKNRKLGEALDQRQVIEDELRERVERLETRQATDDASLLILNRYWNQFDDNVRLIIRRYDPPGSEPVESQPVEGRGLKPGTPEPDGDSNQERAKDRAQQGETASSFLATLASSSSEEMEAELQERVESSCKQASRVVEIYSNLKATINQLKKDMDSGADGSCWEAATQLNNLLTAENELLRQLTDGLKQKHSQMTSESRSLGRAVSRADKRISELQGLIEELQWDMEKIRRRENRLNAHLGEVLERVNSKGYKVCGEASSVCGTITINKRKFEDMNSEMEENQELAENRLIELQKLQQILQSVQQENNSMKMELLSRAEGVVKDSAEYRCLQSQFSVLYNESLVLKAQLDETRARLNTTRTARLRQLDHMENDEVSLQRKVRTEVIQLEDTLAQVRKEYEMLRIEFEQTLAANEQAGPINREMRHLISTLQTHNQQMKAEVVKYKLRLRETQQDLSQARASKGSAVQTQPNAEIEVKEETVSPLTLAPTCDVTVKVETDNGSATPTITSTSIKLEPGTEPESVVKEEEKEKEKEKEKEKEREKEKEKEKEREKEREKEKERMTRGGGVAKEERERAGTSSSQSEEISSDRSAVVVGPKRKEMEQLKILRAELKKAQESQREMKLLLDMYRSAPKEQRDKVQLMAAEKKAKSEAEELNQRLRELEERERREGKKMADEEALRKIRAVEEQIDILNKKLSIAKQEEDALLSEMDVTGQAFEDMQEQNIRLMQQLREKDDANFKLMSERIKSNQIHKLLKEEKEELADQLLTLKTQVDAQLQVVRKLEEKERLLQGTINAAERELVLRSQALEMNKRKAQDYALLSEEVRTQLESVQQRLGSVREEVIENSITREKESFNARRAQEDISKLRRKLEKSKTPAENIRNGDEILNEEINEYKARLTCPCCNSRVKDAVLTKCFHVFCFECVKTRYDTRQRKCPKCNAAFGANDFHRIYIG is encoded by the exons ATGTCCGGTCAGAAGAGGCCGTGCGACCTCAGCAGCTCTTCGGGAGCGCCACcagagaagaggagggagagggaaggaggagaaggaggggcAGGAATGAGCACAGCGGTGGAGACTGTCATCAAGTTAGGAGGCTTTTCCAACATG GAGGAGCAGGACATAAAGGctctgcagatgaaaaacagaaagctgGGAGAGGCTCTGGATCAGAGGCAG GTGATTGAGGATGAGCTGAGGGAAAGAGTGGAAAGGCTAGAAACGCGGCAGGCTACTGATGACGCGAGTCTCCTGATCCTCAATCGATACTGGAATCAG TTCGATGATAATGTTCGTCTGATTATACGACGCTACGACCCACCAGGCAGTGAGCCAGTGGAAAGCCAACCTGTTGAGGGTCGGGGCTTGAAGCCTGGAACTCCAGAGCCTGACGGTGACTCCAACCAGGAGAGAGCAAAAGACAGAG CTCAGCAGGGGGAGACTGCTAGCTCATTTCTGGCCACActggccagcagcagcagtgaggaGATGGAGGCGGAGCTCCAGGAGAGGGTGGAGTCCAGCTGTAAACAGGCCAGTCGCGTGGTGGAGATCTACAGCAATCTAAAGGCTACTATTAACCAGCTGAAGAAAGATATGGACAGTGGAGCTG ATGGAAGCTGCTGGGAAGCTGCTACCCAGCTCAACAACCTCTTGACCGCAGAGAACGAGCTTTTACGTCAGCTGACGGATGGACTGAAACAGAAGCACAGTCAAATGACCAGTGAG TCTCGCTCACTGGGCCGGGCGGTGTCACGTGCTGATAAGCGGATAAGCGAACTGCAGGGTCTGATTGAGGAGCTGCAGTGGGACATGGAGAAGATTCGCCGCCGAGAGAACAGACTCAATGCTCACTTGGGAGAGGTGCTGGAGAGG GTGAATAGTAAAGGTTATAAAGTCTGTGGTGAGGCCAGCAGTGTCTGTGGGACCATAACCATCAACAAGAGGAAG TTTGAGGACATGAACAGTGAGATGGAGGAGAACCAGGAATTGGCAGAGAACCGACTCATCGAACTGCAGAAACTGCAGCAGATTTTGCAGAGTGTGCAACAGGAGAACAATAGTATGAAA ATGGAGCTGCTGAGCAGGGCGGAGGGCGTGGTGAAGGACAGTGCCGAGTATCGATGTTTGCAGTCACAGTTCTCTGTTCTTTATAATGAGTCTCTGGTTCTGAAAGCCCAGCTGGACGAGACCAGAGCCAGACTAAACACAACCAGAACTGCTCGCCTGCGGCAGCTCGACCACATGGAG aacgATGAAGTGTCTCTGCAACGTAAAGTTCGCACCGAAGTCATACAGCTTGAGGACACCCTGGCCCAGGTCCGGAAGGAGTATGAGATGCTCCGGATTGAGTTTGAGCAAACTCTTGCTGCCAACGAACAAGCCG GTCCAATAAACAGAGAGATGCGTCACCTGATCAGCACCCTTCAGACCCACAACCAGCAGATGAAGGCGGAGGTGGTGAAGTATAAACTGCGTCTCAGGGAGACCCAGCAGGACCTCAGCCAG GCTCGGGCTTCAAAAGGCAGCGCTGTCCAAACACAGCCAAACGCAGAGATCGAGGTTAAGGAGGAAACAGTCTCCCCTCTCACACTTGCCCCCACGTGTGATGTCACAGTCAAGGTGGAGACTGATAATGGCTCGGCCACACCCACCATCACAA GTACCTCAATCAAGCTTGAGCCAGGAACAGAACCAGAATcggtggtgaaggaggaggagaaggagaaagagaaggaaaaggagaaagaaaaagagagagagaaggaaaaggagaaagaaaaagagagagagaaggaacgagaaaaggaaaaagagagaatgaCCCGTGGTGGTGGGGTGGcgaaagaagaaagagagagggccGGGAccagcagcagccaatcagaggagaTCTCATCCGATCGTTCTGCTGTGGTTGTAGGGCCGAAGAGGAAGGAGATGGAGCAGCTAAAGATTCTCCGAGCTGAACTGAA GAAGGCACAGGAGTCCCAGAGGGAGATGAAGCTCTTGCTGGACATGTATCGCTCAGCGCCTAAAGAGCAGCGGGACAAAGTGCAGCTCATGGCCGCTGAGAAGAAGGCCAAATCTGAG GCTGAGGAACTGAACCAGCGTCTCCgggagctggaggagagggagaggcggGAGGGAAAGAAGATGGCTGATGAGGAGGCGCTGAGGAAGATCCGCGCCGTGGAGGAGCAGATTGACATTCTGAACAAGAAGCTGTCCATTGCCAAGCAG GAAGAGGACGCCCTGCTGAGTGAGATGGATGTGACAGGACAGGCTTTTGAAGACATGCAGGAGCAAAACATCCGGCTCATGCAGCAGCTGCGAGAGAAAGATGACGCCAACTTCAAACTCATGAGCGAGAGGATCAAGTCCAACCAGATCCACAAGCTcctgaaggaggagaaggaggagcttGCTGACCAGTTACTGACTCTGAAAACACAG GTGGACGCTCAGCTGCAGGTGGTGCGTAAACTGGAGGAGAAGGAACGTCTCCTGCAGGGAACCATCAACGCCGCTGAAAGGGAGCTGGTGCTCCGCTCACAGGCTTTAGAGATGAACAAGCGCAAG GCACAGGACTACGCTCTGCTCTCCGAGGAGGTCCGCACGCAGCTGGAGTCGGTGCAGCAGCGGCTCGGCTCTGTGAGGGAGGAAGTGATTGAGAACAGCATCACTCGTGAGAAGGAATCATTCAATGCCCGCCGCGCTCAG GAGGACATTTCAAAGTTGAGAAGGAAGCTGGAGAAATCTAAGACGCCAGCCGAGAACATCCGCAATGGAGATGAGATTCTTAATGAAGAAATCAATGAGTATAAG gCCCGTCTTACGTGTCCATGCTGTAACTCCCGGGTGAAGGATGCCGTGTTGACAAAGTGTTTTCACGTCTTCTGCTTCGAGTGTGTTAAAACTCGTTACGACACGCGTCAGAGGAAATGCCCCAAATGCAACGCAGCCTTCGGGGCCAACGACTTCCATCGTATCTACATCGGTTAA
- the LOC114768553 gene encoding uncharacterized protein LOC114768553 encodes MDFSAGWKRAPSCTSKGLPLLLVFMFFVVVSSDGSILPNFDLSEFSSSLQSLAKDTGDGLGQYLESIAGISVVQVTLEMLQKRAVKVLNAVVDYLSKVMSMAGMDANVLLPRFRAEDIIPLAKWGLMPLLGYWKPSLLLKLGKVLLSWSIWLTKIITLGPFSFFWKFFLQFLKRLLKSIGTFIFSSLKPNLSIKKGLFKKKS; translated from the exons ATGGATTTCTCTGCTGGATGGAAGCGTGCACCCTCCTGCACCAGTAAGGGTTTGCCGCTCTTGCTGGTGTTCATGTTCTTTGTAGTGGTGTCATCTGATGGATCGATTCTGCCGAATTTTGATCTGAGTGAGTTTTCATCATCGCTCCAGTCTCTGGCCAAAGATACTGGAGACGGATTGGGTCAATATCTGGAGTCTATTGCAGGAATCAGTGTTGTCCAGGTAACGTTGGAG ATGCTGCAGAAGAGAGCAGTAAAGGTCTTGAATGCTGTTGTGGACTACCTTTCCAAGGTCATGAGTATGGCAGGAATGGATG CAAATGTCCTCCTGCCTCGCTTCAGAGCAGAGGACATCATCCCCCTTGCTAAGTGGGGACTGATGCCACTGCTCGGCTACTGGAAGCCGTCCTTACTGCTGAAGCTGGGGAAGGTATTGCTCAGCTGGAGCATCTGGCTGACGAAAATCATCACATTgggccctttttcttttttttggaagtTTTTTCTTCAATTTCTCAAAAGGCTGCTGAAGTCAATTGGCACTTTTATTTTCAGTTCTCTCAAGCCAAATCTCAGCATCAAGAAGGGCCTGTTTAAGAAGAAGTCCTAA
- the LOC114768627 gene encoding transmembrane protein 109-like — protein sequence MDLKLSFKHASSCTDKAAVVLLLYALLAVVASDVKVEAPASPPASSRLQALLSDTREGLVHYVEAIAGASVVQKSLEVLETLTQVVVEGAASGLNVIAVYVAEILRALGVDAEVPLHHFTPEGIACVAKWGLLALIGYWLLSVFLGLAVSVLRRLFWLLKAASALWLFVLIISDSTASSDTTALRLAGLVLGCALLGLASSGAGGQGDSLLESRLSTLEGRVKVIERG from the exons ATGGATCTGAAGCTCAGTTTTAAGCATGCGTCCTCATGCACCGATAAGGCCGCCGTTGTCTTGCTGCTTTACGCTCTGCTCGCGGTTGTGGCATCCGACGTGAAGGTTGAGGCTCCAGCTTCACCCCCAGCTTCATCCAGACTTCAAGCTCTGCTCTCGGACACTCGAGAGGGACTGGTTCACTATGTGGAGGCCATTGCAGGAGCCAGTGTTGTTCAGAAGAGCCTCGAG GTACTGGAGACGCTCACCCAGGTGGTGGTGGAAGGTGCAGCCAGTGGCTTGAACGTTATTGCTGTTTATGTTGCTGAGATCCTCAGAGCCTTAGGAGTGGATG CTGAAGTTCCTCTCCACCACTTCACACCAGAGGGCATAGCCTGTGTAGCTAAGTGGGGATTGCTGGCTCTGATTGGCTACTGGCTGTTGTCTGTGTTCCTGGGCCTGGCCGTGTCGGTGCTGCGCCGCCTGTTCTGGCTGCTGAAAGCCGCCTCCGCCCTCTGGCTCTTTGTCCTGATCATCAGTGACTCCACCGCCTCCTCGGACACCACGGCCCTCCGGCTGGCTGGGCTGGTGCTCGGTTGCGCTCTGCTGGGCCTGGCCTCGTCTGGAGCCGGCGGGCAGGGGGACAGTCTGCTGGAGAGCCGTCTGAGCACACTGGAGGGCCGCGTTAAAGTGATCGAGCGGGGTTAA